The Clostridiaceae bacterium HFYG-1003 genome includes a window with the following:
- a CDS encoding M20 family metallopeptidase: MYRVADFPQAIQDYMVRQRRHFHAHPELSLKEERTRDHILAQLDAMGIAWQIVGLTGVLANLSGDRPGLTTLIRCEMDALPLTEETGLPFASQEAGVMHACGHDGHMAIVLGLIKYLAEKRVSFSGKVLFLFQPGEEIGKGAKLVLEDMERLGIEPDEAISVHTGSELKLGLISVPSRAVMAGTRTMKALIRGQGGHASRPDQTIDPINAMVSFLSEAQRLKDRTISPFEEAILSFTGVHAGTKTNIVPETCEIWASMRFFNDRVGDQLRDILERTARAVIEATGVDIDLVFSPGLPPVWNDEAVTRKCRAAARATFGNDNVQENERIMASDDFGKLLQRWPGCYAFAGAGSEITGIYPGHSPKYNVDERVYPYIVTYYLNYLTSQPDQAVISSD; this comes from the coding sequence ATGTATCGGGTCGCTGATTTTCCGCAGGCCATTCAGGATTACATGGTGCGGCAGCGGCGTCATTTTCACGCCCATCCTGAACTCTCGCTGAAGGAAGAGCGCACCAGGGACCATATCCTGGCGCAGCTGGACGCCATGGGCATCGCCTGGCAGATCGTGGGACTCACCGGCGTGCTGGCCAATCTGAGCGGAGACCGGCCCGGACTGACGACTCTGATCCGGTGTGAGATGGATGCGCTGCCCCTGACCGAAGAAACCGGACTGCCCTTTGCCTCGCAGGAAGCCGGTGTCATGCATGCCTGCGGCCATGACGGCCACATGGCCATCGTGCTGGGCTTGATCAAATACCTGGCGGAGAAACGGGTTTCCTTCTCCGGTAAAGTGCTGTTTCTGTTTCAGCCCGGGGAAGAGATCGGCAAGGGAGCCAAGCTGGTGCTGGAGGACATGGAGCGCCTGGGCATCGAACCGGATGAAGCCATCAGCGTCCATACCGGTTCCGAACTGAAACTTGGCCTGATTTCCGTCCCGTCCCGCGCCGTCATGGCCGGAACCCGGACTATGAAGGCATTGATCAGGGGGCAGGGCGGCCACGCTTCCCGACCGGATCAGACGATTGATCCCATCAATGCGATGGTCAGTTTTCTGTCCGAAGCCCAGCGCCTGAAGGACCGGACCATCTCCCCCTTTGAGGAAGCTATTCTGTCCTTCACCGGCGTTCATGCCGGCACGAAAACCAACATCGTGCCAGAAACCTGCGAAATCTGGGCTTCCATGCGCTTTTTCAACGATCGGGTCGGCGATCAGCTGCGGGATATCCTGGAACGGACCGCCCGGGCCGTCATCGAAGCCACCGGCGTTGACATCGATCTGGTGTTTTCACCCGGACTGCCCCCGGTCTGGAATGACGAAGCCGTCACCAGAAAATGCCGGGCCGCTGCCCGGGCCACCTTCGGTAACGACAACGTCCAGGAAAACGAACGCATCATGGCTTCCGACGACTTCGGCAAACTCCTCCAGCGCTGGCCCGGCTGCTATGCCTTTGCCGGAGCGGGCAGCGAAATCACCGGCATCTACCCCGGCCACTCCCCTAAATATAATGTGGACGAGCGGGTCTATCCCTACATCGTGACCTACTACCTCAATTATCTGACGTCCCAGCCGGATCAGGCAGTGATTTCTTCCGACTGA
- a CDS encoding alpha-glucosidase — protein MERQWWKEAVVYQIYPRSFQDSNGDGIGDLAGISSRLDYLKHLGVDVLWISPFFKSPNDDNGYDISDYREIMTEFGTMAEFDELVAGIHARGMKLVMDLVVNHSSDEHAWFQASRQSRTNPWADYYIWKDPRPEGGPPNDWQSIFSGSAWEYVPERGQYYLHLFSPKQPDLNWDNPAVRREIHEMMKFWLDKGVDGFRMDVINLISKSFAADPEGEDLYFQGPRLHEYLQEMNRNVLAGRNLLTVGECPGASPEDAIDFTAPERGELTMIFTFEHMDLDSGPGGKWDFREFAMPALRENLSRWQLSLHERGWNSLYLDNHDQPRMVSRFGDDRRYPKESAKLLAHVVHFLEGTPYIYQGEELGMTNLNIEGLDDLRDLESINAWHDLVEARSLFTPEHMMEAIRRKGRDNARTPMQWDDSPQAGFTTGQPWIRVNPNYQWINAAQQLSDPDSVLQYYRRILSLRRELPVMVYGRFEPLFPDHPSLFAWERILGEERLIVVNNFSAEPTPVDLSGIARQGEFELFLANYSDFRLSPEGRYELRPYEGFVLYNEAHEREDQDVSGR, from the coding sequence TTGGAAAGACAATGGTGGAAAGAGGCGGTAGTCTATCAGATCTACCCGAGAAGTTTTCAGGACAGCAACGGCGACGGCATCGGGGATCTGGCCGGAATCAGTTCCCGGCTGGATTATCTTAAGCATCTGGGGGTGGATGTCCTTTGGATTTCCCCCTTCTTCAAGTCGCCCAACGATGACAACGGCTATGACATCAGCGATTACCGGGAGATTATGACGGAGTTCGGCACGATGGCGGAGTTTGATGAGCTGGTGGCCGGCATTCATGCCCGCGGCATGAAGCTGGTCATGGATCTGGTCGTCAACCACTCCTCGGATGAGCATGCCTGGTTTCAGGCATCCCGCCAATCCAGAACCAACCCCTGGGCTGATTACTACATCTGGAAAGATCCCCGGCCCGAGGGCGGTCCCCCCAACGACTGGCAGTCGATCTTCTCCGGATCAGCCTGGGAGTATGTTCCCGAACGCGGTCAGTATTATCTCCACCTCTTCTCCCCAAAACAGCCGGACCTGAACTGGGACAATCCCGCGGTGCGCCGGGAAATCCATGAGATGATGAAATTCTGGCTGGACAAGGGAGTGGACGGCTTCCGCATGGATGTCATCAACCTAATCTCCAAGTCCTTTGCCGCCGACCCCGAGGGGGAGGATCTCTACTTCCAGGGACCGCGCCTGCATGAGTACCTGCAGGAAATGAACCGAAACGTACTGGCGGGACGAAATCTTCTCACCGTCGGCGAATGCCCCGGAGCGAGCCCGGAGGATGCCATTGACTTTACTGCACCCGAACGGGGAGAACTGACCATGATCTTTACCTTCGAGCACATGGATCTGGACAGCGGCCCCGGCGGCAAGTGGGACTTCAGGGAGTTTGCGATGCCTGCTCTGCGGGAGAATCTGTCCCGGTGGCAGCTCAGCCTGCACGAACGGGGCTGGAATTCCCTGTACCTGGACAACCACGATCAGCCCCGCATGGTCTCCCGCTTCGGCGACGACCGCCGCTACCCCAAAGAATCCGCCAAGCTGCTGGCTCATGTCGTCCATTTCCTGGAAGGTACCCCTTACATCTACCAGGGGGAGGAGCTGGGCATGACCAATCTGAACATCGAGGGCCTGGACGATCTGCGCGACCTGGAATCCATCAACGCCTGGCATGACCTGGTGGAAGCCCGCTCGCTTTTTACGCCGGAGCACATGATGGAAGCCATCCGGCGCAAGGGGCGAGACAACGCCCGCACGCCCATGCAGTGGGACGACTCCCCCCAGGCCGGCTTTACCACCGGACAGCCCTGGATTCGGGTGAATCCGAATTATCAGTGGATCAACGCCGCCCAGCAGCTGTCCGACCCCGATTCCGTGCTGCAGTATTACCGCCGGATTCTGTCCCTGCGCCGGGAGCTCCCGGTCATGGTCTACGGCCGGTTTGAGCCCCTGTTCCCGGATCACCCCAGTCTGTTTGCCTGGGAACGCATTCTGGGAGAGGAACGGCTGATCGTGGTGAACAACTTCTCCGCCGAGCCCACTCCCGTGGATCTGTCAGGCATTGCCCGGCAAGGCGAATTTGAACTGTTCCTGGCCAATTACTCTGATTTCAGGCTGTCCCCGGAGGGGCGGTATGAACTGCGGCCCTATGAAGGCTTCGTCCTGTATAACGAAGCCCATGAACGGGAGGATCAGGATGTATCGGGTCGCTGA